From Tripterygium wilfordii isolate XIE 37 chromosome 13, ASM1340144v1, whole genome shotgun sequence, the proteins below share one genomic window:
- the LOC120012681 gene encoding exopolygalacturonase clone GBGA483-like, with amino-acid sequence MKIGFTLIVSVLVVFAAICFHASLVGAARHAPPDSAPEPVDAPELKSQPRGLVFDVTHHGAVDDGDTESGSGFLAAWKAACDHGERATFYVPEGKYHVGPVEFSGPCKNNQSPKIVIRGNLIAPSKLQSFPSKTWIQFSHLNGFSITGELDRTNFDARGAVEAWKQHSCQHSSRCKTLIPVSIASAHHVAEIRSCFTRDDQKYFIVKRQGVPSGNS; translated from the exons ATGAAGATTGGTTTCACGTTAATTGTCAGTGTTTTAGTTGTTTTTGCTGCAATTTGTTTTCATGCAAGTTTAGTGGGTGCAGCCAGGCATGCTCCGCCAGACTCAGCTCCAGAGCCGGTTGATGCACCTGAACTAAAGTCACAACCTCGAGGGCTTGTCTTTGATGTCACTCACCATGGCGCTGTAGACGACGGAGATACAGAGAGTGGCTCG GGATTCTTAGCAGCATGGAAGGCTGCTTGTGATCATGGTGAGAGAGCGACTTTCTATGTACCGGAAGGTAAATACCATGTCGGTCCAGTTGAATTCTCCGGCCCTTGCAAGAACAATCAGTCTCCAAAGATAGTGATTAGAGGGAATCTGATCGCTCCTAGTAAACTCCAATCGTTCCCGTCTAAAACTTGGATTCAATTCAGTCACTTGAACGGATTCAGTATAACCGGAGAACTTGACAGGACCAACTTTGATGCACGAGGAGCGGTTGAAGCCTGGAAACAACACAGCTGCCAACACTCTTCCCGTTGCAAAACCTTAATCCCAGTAAGTATTGCTTCTGCACATCATG TCGCTGAAATTCGATCATGTTTCACACGGGACGATCAGAAATATTTCATTGTCAAACGCCAAGGGGTTCCATCTGGTAATTCATGA
- the LOC120012314 gene encoding polygalacturonase-like yields the protein MVSSPEDSPNTDGIHVSHSSNINISSSTIGVGDDCVSIIAGSVNVTVYDVTCNPGHGISIGSLGKTKNEEDVSGISVKKCKIKKTKNGIRIKTWAGSTSSNAYNMTFDDVEMTDVSNPIIIDQKYCPNNKCDASKPSKVKIKDVTFKNVRGTYKSDYAVSLLCSPSVPCENVKLVDINLTPTHEEDDEDWREGNLNLNGAIDGLQVINSNF from the exons ATGGTTAGTTCTCCTGAAGATAGCCCAAACACTGACGGAATCCATGTCAGTCATTCTAGTAACATCAACATATCGTCTTCCACGATTGGAGTTGGTGACGATTGTGTCTCCATTATAGCTGGTTCTGTCAATGTCACTGTTTACGACGTCACTTGCAATCCTGGCCATGGAATAAG TATTGGTAGCTTGGGTAAGACCAAGAATGAGGAAGATGTATCAGGGATCAGTGTCAAGAagtgcaaaataaagaaaacaaagaatggTATCAGAATAAAGACTTGGGCTGGATCTACTTCAAGCAATGCTTACAACATGACATTCGACGACGTTGAAATGACCGATGTCTCGAACCCCATCATTATCGACCAAAAATACTGTCCGAACAACAAATGTGATGCATCAAAG CCTTCAAAAGTGAAGATTAAGGATGTTACCTTCAAGAATGTGAGGGGAACATACAAATCCGACTATGCAGTCAGTCTGTTGTGCAGTCCTAGTGTGCCTTGCGAGAATGTCAAGCTTGTTGACATCAATCTGACCCCAAcacatgaagaagatgatgaagattgGAGGGAAGGCAATTTGAATCTAAACGGTGCAATTGATGGCTTACAAGTGATTAATTCAAACTTCTGA